The genome window TGATCTGGCTCCGTTCGTCCTGGCACTCCACCACGATCCCGGTGGGGATGTGGGTGATCCGGACCGCTGATTCGGTCTTGTTGACGTGCTGCCCGCCGGCCCCGGAGGCCCGGTAGACGTCGATCTTGAGATCGGCCGGGTTGATGTCCACCTCGATATCTTCGGCCTCGGGCAGAACCGCAACGGTGCAGGCGCTCGTGTGGATGCGCCCCTGAGCCTCGGTCTCCGGCACCCGTTGTACCCGGTGGGTCCCCGATTCGTACTTGAGCTTGGCAAATACCCCCTGCCCCTCGATGAGGGCCACGATCTCCTTGAAGCCCCCCCGCTCCGACTCCGAGGCGGACATGACCTCTACCTTCCAGCGGTTGCGCTCGGCAAAGCGGGAATACATCCGGAACAGGTCGCCCGCAAAGAGGGCCGATTCGTCACCGCCGGTGCCGGCGCGGATTTCCAGGATGACGTTGCGGTCGTCGTTTGGGTCCCTGGGCAGGAGAAGGAGCTTGATTTCCCCTTCAAGCTCCTCCTGCCGCCGCTCCAGCTCCTCCAGCTCGGCCTGGGCCATTTCCTTCATCTCAGGATCGGTCAGCAGCTCCCGGTTTCCCTCCATCTCCTCCAGCACCTTTTTGTACGTGCGATAGGACTCGATGAGCGGCGTCAGGTCGTTATGCTCCCGGGACAGCCTCCGGAATTCGGGCTGATTGCCGAGCACCGCGGGGTCGGCCAGCAACGATTCGAGTTCATGGTAACGTACTTCCAGCTCTTCTATCTTGTCGAACATTCACTGCGTCCTTTGTCGATTACACCACCAGACGGTCATCCCGGTAGCCGTCGTTCACTTCCAGGGCCTCGGTCATAGAGCGGATCGCCACCTCAACCTGGCTGTCGTCGGGTTCGCGCGTGGTGAGTCGCTGAAGCGCGAGGCCCGGGGCGATAATGAGCTTCACCAGTGGGTTCTGGTCATTTTTTGCGCTCCACTTGAGAAACTCGTAGGAAACCCCGGCGATGACAGGCAGCAGCACCACCCGGGCGCCTGCCTTCATCCAGAAGGGCCAGAGTTTGGGAATGAGCGAGAAGATGACGATGCTCACCAGCATGACGATGAGCAGAAAGCTCGTTCCGCACCGGGGGTGGAGGCGGCTGTATTTCTGCACCGTAGCCGCCGTCAGCTCATCGCCGGCCTCGAAGGCGTAGATGGTTTTGTGCTCGGCCCCGTGATACTGAAACACTCGCTCGATATCGCTCATGCGGGAGATGGAGACGATATAGAGGAGAAACACCACAACCCGGATGACACCGTCCACCAGGTTGAAAACGATATTGGACGAGCCGATGACCGGCACCAGAAGCTTGGTGAGATAGAGGGGCAGCACGAAAAAGAGCAGGATGCCGAAGCCGAGGGCAACCGCCATGGTTCCCCCCAGGGCCCAGGACGAAATCTCCTCCTTCTCCCCCTCTTCCTCCGCAATGGCCTCGTTGGCCGAGAAATTGAGCGCCTTGAGCCCCATGGCCAGCGAGGTAAAGAGCGCCACCGCCCCTCGGAGGACCGGCAACTTGACAACGGGATACCGTTCAGAGAGAGGGGGGACCTCCTCCCGCTTGACGGCAATATCGCCGCCCGGCCGGCGCACGGCAATGGCCATGGACCGGGGAGCACGCATCATCACCCCTTCCAACACGGCCTGCCCACCCACGTTGATCCGCTCGGCAACCAGGAGCATCTGCACCAGAAGCATTCTCAGCCGTTGCGTCATATGGACATCTCCCTGAAAAACCGTTTCACCTCCGCTGCTTTCCCGCAAGTCATGCTTCCTTCGGGGCAGGGGCCGGTCAGGCAGCCGGGACCGGCATCCCGGAAAATGGTGGGGGCAACGCCCTTCACGAGCCGCAGCATCTCCACCGCCAGCGCCCGGATCTCCCACTGGGCCCGCTCACAGCAGCGGAGGCAGAAAAAGTGAATGAGCTCACGGGCATTCATGGTCACTATGATCTTCGTCTCCGCGGCGTTGGGAAGGACGAACCGGGCATCCTCGGCGGGAACCCCGTCGTCCACCAGCGCCCGGTAGGCCTCGGCACAGGCCTGCATGGCCGTCTCGAACACCTGCCGGCGATTCTCCGTGGCGGACACGCTCCCGGGCACGACCCGGGGGAAGCCGTCACCGCGGAAGGTCACGTAGCGCTGGGACTGCTGGGAATAAGAGGCGATGCGGTGGCGCACGAGCTGATGGCTGGCGGCCCGGGAAATCCCCTCGATGCCGAAGGTGAACGATGCGTGCTCCAGCACCGACTGGTGCCCGAGCGACATGATCTTGTCGAGGAACGCCGTCACGTCCGAGGCGGAAAGCTTTTCCCGCAACTCATCGATGCCGACGGAGGCGTAGCAGAGCCGCGCCGCGAGCGCCACGGCGGCTTCAGGATCGGGAGTATGCCGGAGGAGGGCAATTTTCATACAATCGTCGCCAACCAGAGACTAAAAACAAAGGGGATTTCGCCCTGGACAAAATCCCCTTCCACTGGAACCGCATGGCCGGAGGCCATGTCACATGCCGTACTTCTTCCTGAAGCGCTCGACGCGACCGGCAGTGTCAACGAGCTTTTGCTTGCCGGTGAAGAATGGATGGCAGGCGGAGCAGATTTCAGTCGAAATCTCGGTTTTGGTGGAACGGGTCTGGAACGAGTTGCCACAGGCGCACTTGACCATCACGTCATTGTACTTCGGATGAATCCCTTCTTTCATATGGTCCTCCTTGCGGGGCATCGGCCCCGGCGTCATGAACACGTTTTATGTGCTGGAAAGATATGAATTTAGCACCCTGGTTTTATTTTTTCAAGGCTTTTTTGCCGACGCGGTCCGGGCTTGCGGTTGGCCGGCACCCGTGTCGCTACCTGCTCATGGAATCGAGAAACGCTTGGTTATCCTTGGTTTCGGAGAGCTTTTCCAGGAGGAACTCCATGCTGTCGACCACGTTCATGGGGTGGAGGACCTTGCGCAGGATCCAGATGCGATTGAGCGAGCTCTTCTCCACCAGCAACTCTTCCTTGCGGGTGCCGGACTTGTTGATGTCAATGGCCGGGAAGGTCCGCTTCTCCACCAGCTTGCGGTCCAGATGGACCTCCATGTTGCCGGTTCCCTTGAACTCTTCGAAGATGACCTCGTCCATCTTGCTGCCGGTATCCACCAGTGCCGACGCGATGATGGTCAGGGAGCCTCCCTCTTCGATATTGCGGGCCGCGCCGAAGAAGCGCTTGGGCTTCTGGAGGGCGTTGGCGTCCACCCCGCCGGTGAGAATCTTGCCGGAAGGCGGAAGCACCGTATTGTAAGCCCGGGCAAGACGGGTTATGGAGTCCAGGAGAATCACCACGTCGCGCTTGTGCTCCACAAGGCGCTTGGCCTTTTCGATGACCATCTCCGCCACCTGCACGTGGCGGGTGGCCGGTTCGTCAAAGGTGGAGGAGACCACCTCGCCCTTGACCGATCGCTGCATGTCGGTCACCTCTTCAGGCCGTTCGTCGATGAGCAGTACGATCAGATAGACTTCGGGATGATTTTCGGCAATGGAATTGGCGATGTTCTGGATGAGCATCGTCTTGCCGGTGCGCGGCGGCGCCACGATAAGCCCCCGCTGCCCCTTGCCGATGGGGGAGACGAGCTCCATGACGCGCATCGACATATTGTCCGGCGCGGTTTCGAGCTTGAGTTTTTTGTCGGGATACAGAGGCGTCAGGTTGTCGAACAGGATCTTGTCGCGAGCGACCTCGGGGGGCTCGAAGTTGACCGTTTCCACCTTGAGAAGGGCGAAATAACGCTCGCCTTCCTTGGGAGGACGGATCTGACCCGAAACGGTGTCGCCCGTATGGAGGTTGAAGCGGCGGATCTGCGACGGCGACACATAGATGTCATCGGGCCCCGGCAGGTAGTTGTAGTCGGGCGCCCTCAGGAAACCAAAGCCGTCGGGAAGGCATTCAAGAACTCCTTCGCCGAAGATCATGCCGTTCTTTTCGGTCTGGGCGTTGAGAATGGCGAAGATCAGGTCCTGCTTGCGCAGACTGGATGCGCCTTCAATGTTCAACCCCTTGGCAATGGCAGCCAGTTCGTTGATCTTCTTACCTTTAAGCTCCTGCAGGTTCATCGGCTCTCCTGTGCACGCGCATGAATCCGGGCGCATGCGAACGCTTTGCTGGACATGAGTATCAAAAGTGGGTATGTGGGCGCAATAAATGTGGGGAGGCGTTCCCTGGACGTTACTCTTTGTGAAGTATAGTGCGTATGCTGAAGTTCAGTATGAAACGTGAGACCGGCTGAGTGGTCCTGTCTCGAAATGAATTGCTGTGGGTATCTGCTGGGTCAATCGGCGGAGCGTGGTCGTACGGAATTCAATTAAACCGATTCCGTGGCATTTGTCAATAGCATTTATGCGCTCAATTACCTGTTGACGTAGACAGGACAGAGTCCTATAGTCCGAAGAATCAACGGTTTGGCACGGGCTCTCTCCCGCGCCCCTCCCCGGCCTCCGTGCCCGCAGGGAGGAATAATCCAACCAGAGGCGATCCACCGTGCAGAAAAAAGACAAGTCAGACTACATGATCCTGGCCGTTTCCCATGCGTTGGACCTGCTTGAGCAGTTTCATGCCGAGGACGCGGTCGAGTTGGGCGTCACGGAGATATCAAGAAGGCTCAAGCTTCATAAAAACAACGTATTCAGACTGCTGGCGACCCTCGAATCGCGCGGCTACGTGGAGCAGAACCCCTTAACCGGCAATTACCGCCTCGGCCTCAGGACTCTTGAGCTGCGCCAGTCAATGATCCGTCAGATGGCGCTGCTCCCCTACGCCAAGCCGGCCCTCGAAGAACTCGTGAAGGAATGCGACGAAACGGCTTATGTGGCCGTTCTCAAGGAGAATCTGAGCGTCTACCTCTACGGTGTGGAGAGCCACGCCACGGTCCGGGTCGTTTCGCGCCTCGGCTCGCGCCTGCCCGCCTACTGCACCGCCGCAGGCAAGGTCATGCTCGCGGGGCTTCCCGAAAACGACCTTGAGCGGTACCTCTCCCGGACGGAACTGGCCCCCTTCACCCCCAACACCATCATTGAGCGGGACAAGCTGCGGAACCACCTGAAAAAGGTGGCCGCCCAGGGGCATGCCATTGACAATGAAGAGTTGGAAATCGGCGTCCGCGGCGTAGCCGCCCCCATCCATGACTACCGGTCTGTGGTGGTCGGCGCGGTGATCATCTCGGGCCCTGCCATGCGCTTCACCGATGACCGGGTCCGCGACGAACTGACCCCCCTGGCGTGCCGGACATCCGAGGCCATCTCGGTCAAACTCGGGTATGCCGTGCCGGTGGGCCAGTGACGCCGCACCGTACCGCACCCAGTCCCCGTCACTCCCCGCTCCGTTGACCGACCCGCTTCCTGAGCACTATCTGGGCGACCATGTCGGCCAGGATCACGCCGGCAACCACGAGAAGCATCACACCGCTCCCCCGGTAATAGCCGTAACAGTTGAAAAACATGTACAGCGCGACCACCAGGCCGAGCATGCCGCGCATGCCGGCCGTGGAGTGCTCGGCGGCTTCCTCGTCGGGAGTGAAGTGACGCATGAGCGCCGGCGCCGCGTGGTAGCCCACGGCGGCGTCGGTGATGGTGAGCAGCAGGTTGATTACAAAAAGGGGCAGCAGGAATTTGTCCATGGAAGCAACGGCGCTCAGTCCGTATTGTGATAGAGGAGACGGTCAAGAAGCTGTTCATACTCGTCGAGCATCTTCCGGAGGGTACGCAACTCCTCGGGCGTGTAGACTGCGGGACCTTTGGCAATTTCCCGTTTGAGGCGCGCTATCCGCTGGTAAATGTCGTCCTTCCGGTCAGGGCAATTGTCCTGATAGAGAAGACAGGTGTCTTTCTCTTGTGCCGGGGCCGGTCCGTCAGCCGGCACGGCGGGAGCGGCGGACATCAGAAGCAGCAGGGCCAACCCGACGACCGTTCTGTAGCTCATGGGACACCTCCTTTTTCCGTCCGGCGAGTTCCGGGCACCTGCCGCGAAAACGGCTGCCGGCGGTTCCTGCCCGTTACAGCTTGTTGATGAACACTTCCCGCGGCTTGCTCGTGCCGTCCGAGGGGCCGACGATCCCTTCCTGCTCCATCCGCTCGATGATGCGGGCGGCGCGGTTATACCCGATCCGCAGCCGGCGCTGGACCATGGAAATTGATGCCTGGCGCGTTTCCGCCACGAGCCGCACGGCATCGTCGTAACGCTCGTCCACCAGATCCTCGCCGTCTTCGCCGTCCCCCTTGCCGCTGTCATCCTTCATCTCCAGAATCGACTTGTCGTAGACCGGCTTGCCCTGCTTCTTGAGGAAGTCGACCACCCGCTGGACCTCGGCGTCGGAGACGAAGGCGCCGTGAACCCGCTGCATCTTGGCGGTTCCGGGCGGCAGGAAGAGCATGTCGCCCATTCCCAGGAGGGCCTCGGCGCCAATGGTGTCGAGGATGGTGCGCGAGTCGATCTTGGAGGATACCTGGAACGATATCCGGGCCGGGAAGTTGGCCTTGATGAGGCCGGTGATGACGTCCACGGACGGCCGCTGGGTGGCGAGAATCAGGTGGATGCCCGCGGCCCGCGCCATCTGGGCGAGCCGCGCGATGGACTCCTCGATCTCCCTGCCGGCCACCATCATGAGGTCGGCCAGCTCATCCACGATGACGACGATATACGGCAGGTGACCGTGCTCCAGCTCGTCGTCCCTTGCCAGGAACTCCTCGATGGCGGCGGCCTCGTCGTCCGGGAGCTCCTCGGGCACCTCCTCCACAACCACGGTTTCCTGGGCCTTGAGCTCCTCGGCCTCCTTTTCCAGCTTCTCGATGGTCCGGTTGTAGGAATCGATATTGCGGACCCCCTTGTCGGCCATGAGGCGGTAACGGCGCCCCATCTCCTCCACGGCCCACTTGAGGGCGAGGGCGGCCTTCTTGGGGTTGGTGACCACCGGCAGGAGCAGGTGCGGAATTCCCTCGTAAATGGAGAGTTCCAGCATCTTGGGGTCCACCATGATGATCCGCACGTCCCGGGGGGTGGCGGTGTAGAGGAGCGACAGGATCATGGTGTTAACCGACACCGACTTGCCGCTGCCGGTGGCGCCGGCCACCAGCAGGTGCGGCATGCGGGCCAGATCGGCCACCACCGGCGCGCCGGCGATGTCCTTGCCGAGGGCCAGGGGCAGCTTGCACTTGCTGGCATGGAACTCTTCGCCGCTGAAGATCTCCCTGAGAAAGACCGTTTCCCGCTCCCGGTTCGGGATCTCGATCCCCACGACCCCCTTGCCGGGGATGGGGGCAACGATCCGGATGGAGAGCGACTGGAGCGCCATGGAGAGATCGTCGGACAGGGAGGCGATCCGGCTCACCTTGATGCCCGGGCCGGGCGCGAATTCATACATGGTGATGACCGGCCCCGGGCAGATCTCCACCACTTCGCCGTCGATGCCGAAGTCCTTGAGCTTCTTCTCCAGAAGCCGGGCGTTCATGGTGAGGATGTCCCGGTCGACCCTGCGCTCGGCCGCGGGCGGCGAATCGAGCAACGACAGGGGCGGAGTCCGGTGCTCACCCTCCATCTTGACAAAGTCGAAGGTCTCCTGGAGTGGTGCCTGCTTGGCGTCGTCCTTCTTTTTTTCCTTCTTGCGCACCGGTTCAGGCGGCGGCAGCGCAACATGGACGGGCTTGATCTCCGGCGCCTTTTTCTTCTCGGGCTTGTCCCCCGTGCCCATCAGTTGCCGGTTCAGCTCCTTCCGCTCCCGATGGCGCGTCCAGCGCTCCCTCAGGCTCCCTACCCACCAGTCGGCGAACAGGACGAAGGAGAACCGCGACAGCACCATGGCCGAGGCGGCCAGAAGCGGCAGGATGATCAGCAGTGCGCCGGTGATCCCGAAATAGGTCTTGAGGAACGAGGCGGTCTTGTACCCCACGGCGCCGCCCGTGAGAACCGGCTGGCCCAGGAACTCGGTCTTTGCCAGATTGAAGGCGAAGAGGGCCGCCAGCGATACCACGAGGGTGCCGAAGGCGACTCCCTTGTAGGCTTTCCAGCGAAGCTCCTTGAAACGCAGCAGCTTGTAGGAGAGAAAGAGGAGCCTGCCGGGATGGCGTAGGAGGCAAGGCCGAGCACCTGGAGCAGCAGGTCCGACAGATCCGCTCCCAGCCTGCCCCCGAAGTTGTGGAGCTGGCCTTCCGACGAGTAGGTGTTGAAGGACTGGTCCCCGGCGTTGAACGACAGGAGCGCGATGAGGATGAAAACTCCCAGGGCGCCCAGGGCCATGCCCTGGATCTCCTTTTTCAGTTTGTCCTTTTTATCGATCTGTTCGTCCATGCCTACATTTCCAGAATGACCGGCAGGATCACCGGTCGCCGTTCTATCGTTTTATTGAAGAAGCGTCTCAGAATACGTCGCACCTCCTGCTTGACCTCGCCCCACTCGCCCAGGGTTTCGATGTTCATGCCGGCCAGGAGGTCCAGGACGATCTTTTTCGTTTCGTCCAGATACTGCTGGCTTTCGTCCTCGAACACGAAGCCGCGGGAAACGATGTCCGGTCCGTAGATGACCTCGCCGGAAGCCTGGTTGATGGCGATGATCACCACCACCATGCCGTCCTCGGACAGGTGCTTGCGATCCTTGAGAACCACCTCGCCCACATCGCCGATCCCCTTGCCGTCGATGTAGACCCGTCCGCTCTCCACGGTGCCGGCGATCTCACCCCGGCCGTCGGCGAAGCGGATCACGTCGCCGTTCACCGCCACCAGACAGCGCTCCGCAGGCACGCCGACCCGCTGTGCCAGCCGGGCATGCTTGACCAGATGGCGGTATTCTCCGTGGACCGGCACGAAGTGGCGGGGCCGCGTGAGGTTGAGCATCAGCTTCAGCTCTTCCTGCGACGCATGGCCCGAGACATGGACCTCCGAGACCTTTTCGTGGAAGACCTCGGCCCCCCGGCGATAGAGATGGTTGATGAGGTCGGAGATGGTCTTTTCGTTGCCCGGGATGAACCGGGACGAAAGGATAACCGTGTCGCCGGCCTCCAGCTTGATCTGCTTGTGATCGTCCATGGCGATGCGTGCCAGCGAACTCATGGGTTCGCCCTGGGAGCCGGTGGTGATCATGCAGACCTGCTCCTTGGGAAGGTGCTGGAGTTCCTTCAGGTCGGTCAGGACCCCCTCCGGCATCCGCAGGTAGCCCAACTGCCGCGCGATGGCCACGTTCGCCACCATGGAACGCCCGTTGAGCAGCACCTTGCGGCCGCAGCGGACCGCCGCGTCCACCGCCTGCTGGACCCGGTGGATGTTGCTGGAGAAGGCGGCCACGATGATCCGCCCCTCGCAGCGGGGGAAAATTTCGTCAAAGGCCTCCCCCACCACCCGCTCGGAAAGGGTGTACCCCTCGCGCTCCACGTTGGTGGAGTCGGCCAGGAGCGCCAAAACCCCCTCGTCCCCGTAGCGGGAGAAGGTGGCCAGGTCGGTCAGTTCGCCGTCCACCGGGGTCTGATCGATCTTGAAGTCACCCGTATGGATCACCACCCCTTCCGGGGTCCGAATGGCCAGGGCGCAGCCGTCCACGATGGAGTGGGACACCCTGATGAACTCCACGGAGAAGCAGCCGAGCGTCACCACGTCGCGGGGTTTGACGACGTTCAGCTCCACCTCCCCCTCCAGGTCGAACTCCTTCAGTTTTTCCCGAATGAAGCCAAGGGTGAGGGCCGTGCCGTAGAGAGGGAGCGAGAGCTCCTGAAGAACGTAGGGAAGGGCGCCGATGTGGTCCTCGTGGCCGTGGGTGAGCAGAATGCCGCGCACCCGGCCGGCCCGTTCCCGCAGGTAGGCGATATCCGGGATGACCAGGTCGATGCCCAGCATCTGCGGCTCCGGGAACATGAGGCCGCAGTCGGCGACGATGATGTCTTCGCCGTGCTCGTAGGCCATCATGTTGAGGCCGATTTCGCCCAGCCCCCCCAGGGGGATGATGCGCAGCCCCCCATTATCCGTAATGTCAGCGGGTGCCGTGTCCATGGAGTCTCATCTCGGCCCGCCGCGTCCG of Geobacter anodireducens contains these proteins:
- a CDS encoding peptide chain release factor 1, coding for MFDKIEELEVRYHELESLLADPAVLGNQPEFRRLSREHNDLTPLIESYRTYKKVLEEMEGNRELLTDPEMKEMAQAELEELERRQEELEGEIKLLLLPRDPNDDRNVILEIRAGTGGDESALFAGDLFRMYSRFAERNRWKVEVMSASESERGGFKEIVALIEGQGVFAKLKYESGTHRVQRVPETEAQGRIHTSACTVAVLPEAEDIEVDINPADLKIDVYRASGAGGQHVNKTESAVRITHIPTGIVVECQDERSQIKNRAKAMKVLKTKILDGLHQEQNARIAADRKQQVGSGDRSERIRTYNFPQGRMTDHRIGLTLYRLDSLMEGDIAEVVDALRTHYQMEALKAQAEAA
- a CDS encoding FAD-dependent thymidylate synthase — translated: MKIALLRHTPDPEAAVALAARLCYASVGIDELREKLSASDVTAFLDKIMSLGHQSVLEHASFTFGIEGISRAASHQLVRHRIASYSQQSQRYVTFRGDGFPRVVPGSVSATENRRQVFETAMQACAEAYRALVDDGVPAEDARFVLPNAAETKIIVTMNARELIHFFCLRCCERAQWEIRALAVEMLRLVKGVAPTIFRDAGPGCLTGPCPEGSMTCGKAAEVKRFFREMSI
- a CDS encoding 50S ribosomal protein L31 produces the protein MKEGIHPKYNDVMVKCACGNSFQTRSTKTEISTEICSACHPFFTGKQKLVDTAGRVERFRKKYGM
- the rho gene encoding transcription termination factor Rho (An RNA-DNA helicase that actively releases nascent mRNAs from paused transcription complexes), which codes for MNLQELKGKKINELAAIAKGLNIEGASSLRKQDLIFAILNAQTEKNGMIFGEGVLECLPDGFGFLRAPDYNYLPGPDDIYVSPSQIRRFNLHTGDTVSGQIRPPKEGERYFALLKVETVNFEPPEVARDKILFDNLTPLYPDKKLKLETAPDNMSMRVMELVSPIGKGQRGLIVAPPRTGKTMLIQNIANSIAENHPEVYLIVLLIDERPEEVTDMQRSVKGEVVSSTFDEPATRHVQVAEMVIEKAKRLVEHKRDVVILLDSITRLARAYNTVLPPSGKILTGGVDANALQKPKRFFGAARNIEEGGSLTIIASALVDTGSKMDEVIFEEFKGTGNMEVHLDRKLVEKRTFPAIDINKSGTRKEELLVEKSSLNRIWILRKVLHPMNVVDSMEFLLEKLSETKDNQAFLDSMSR
- a CDS encoding IclR family transcriptional regulator gives rise to the protein MQKKDKSDYMILAVSHALDLLEQFHAEDAVELGVTEISRRLKLHKNNVFRLLATLESRGYVEQNPLTGNYRLGLRTLELRQSMIRQMALLPYAKPALEELVKECDETAYVAVLKENLSVYLYGVESHATVRVVSRLGSRLPAYCTAAGKVMLAGLPENDLERYLSRTELAPFTPNTIIERDKLRNHLKKVAAQGHAIDNEELEIGVRGVAAPIHDYRSVVVGAVIISGPAMRFTDDRVRDELTPLACRTSEAISVKLGYAVPVGQ
- a CDS encoding ribonuclease J, with the protein product MDTAPADITDNGGLRIIPLGGLGEIGLNMMAYEHGEDIIVADCGLMFPEPQMLGIDLVIPDIAYLRERAGRVRGILLTHGHEDHIGALPYVLQELSLPLYGTALTLGFIREKLKEFDLEGEVELNVVKPRDVVTLGCFSVEFIRVSHSIVDGCALAIRTPEGVVIHTGDFKIDQTPVDGELTDLATFSRYGDEGVLALLADSTNVEREGYTLSERVVGEAFDEIFPRCEGRIIVAAFSSNIHRVQQAVDAAVRCGRKVLLNGRSMVANVAIARQLGYLRMPEGVLTDLKELQHLPKEQVCMITTGSQGEPMSSLARIAMDDHKQIKLEAGDTVILSSRFIPGNEKTISDLINHLYRRGAEVFHEKVSEVHVSGHASQEELKLMLNLTRPRHFVPVHGEYRHLVKHARLAQRVGVPAERCLVAVNGDVIRFADGRGEIAGTVESGRVYIDGKGIGDVGEVVLKDRKHLSEDGMVVVIIAINQASGEVIYGPDIVSRGFVFEDESQQYLDETKKIVLDLLAGMNIETLGEWGEVKQEVRRILRRFFNKTIERRPVILPVILEM